Part of the Puntigrus tetrazona isolate hp1 chromosome 10, ASM1883169v1, whole genome shotgun sequence genome is shown below.
TGCATTGAAACTGACACGTTTCGTACTGACTCTGTCTGCGATGAAGCATAAACACAACCAGCTATAATACCCAACACAAATGGCCTATTAACGTCGCGGCTCAATACCGAAGGAGCGGCTTCGTGCCGCAGCTGCGAGACCCAATCGTTGTTAAGCCAATACTAAGTTATCATGACTGCAAACCTGAATTAATATATGCTGTTACTGCGCCACACAGAATCGCAAAATACCAGCAAGCTGCACTTCACAAATCGCAGCTAATAACAGCCCATAACGTCAACCAGTCTTCGAAAAATAGAATCGCTAAATTTGAGCGCCGATACTGTACTAAAAATGACACGTAACAACCATAATAATATCGCCGCTACAATGCAAATGTGTATTATGATATATTGAAAGTAATTTAATTGTGTTGTGCCGAATGTATTTAAAGGAGATCTAAATTACTAACGTCTTTCTTTGTGTTCCTATTAGAAGCCCACACATGCAGAATCCAGAACCAGATACTGTGGTGGGGACTGAATGTAGTGTATCTCACCATGTACCTCTCatcatgcacatacacacacacacacacacgcacaactTCTCGACTGATACATGTACATTCTGGCATctgtaactttatttttaaaagtggtcAAATGAATGGAATATCATTACTAACGTTAAGAAAATCTCCAGAAGCACTGAAGTAAATAATTACGAGTAACAAAGAAGCAGGACtatcaaatgtataaatgcaaatagTCTCTTTACATGATTCAAAGCTTGTTAGGCTGGGTCGGACTAACCCGAACTTATGGAAGCGAACACGAAATATATGTTGGtttgtgaactatccctttattaACTAATAACGGTAAAAACAGACTGCTAACGGAGGAACTCTTAAAAAATGGCGTAACGGCTGTTTGATAGATCGGCGCGTAATGTGAGTTCTAGTACGCTctcaaaagtacattttgtcgAATGAAGTTTGTACGAGCAGATCTGCCATTACCATTCACGTAATGGCCCCAATGGCGATATTTCTTATTCATTACATACAATTTTGTGTTATATCTTGCACTAATTTAAGTAAcatcacaaaatgaaaattgttttatgaaaaatagACCAATTAATGACAAAagactaatattaaaataacaacaacaaaaaaatattatgtaatataaaaaatctaatctaaaatgaTAAGAAATAAATTAGGCAGCAGTACTGAAGTATTTAACATAAGTGTAAGTGTCTCATATAATATAGGCCCCACTAGTTTCTTTCTCCGGCATCATTTACAGTGCGCTGTTTATGCTTTTTGTTGGCACATATGAAGTCTGGTTTTAATGTAGATATTGTGATATGTTTCTATAAGCTGCCTTGTATGCTTAGCACATGAAGTAATTTCCACAGTAACTCCAATTTGAAATCGCTTTACCACTTTCTGACgaatataaacaacataaactATGTAATATACAAacctttgtgttttaaagatgtatCTCCTTACTTCATGTGTTAACTAGCACTGTGTTTTCACTATGTTGAAGacaacatttccatttttaaaaaaagaaagaatgctTGCTGGAGGAGCATTTGTCGCGGCGgaaataatttatgtaaatgaGAGGTGGTGATGAGCCTGGTACGCTGATGTAGCACCTTCTTGAGCTTCTCTGACTTCTTCTTTGATAAATGGGTATTTTTGACATCTTTACAACAATTTTGTACCCATGACTCAGTACATTATGAAAGGTTGATCTTAGGTATTTTAATACAGACTGAAAAAATgataacataatttaataattcatgctGCTGTTTATGCTGATCTCATTTTATTACCTGAGAAAGCTTGACCAACTCCTAACGTGGCATAATAAAAGCACGCATAAATTCACTGCTGGCGTAACAATGAAGGTAAATATTGTTATAAGCGACAACTAACAAAAGCGTGTAAAAATGGTGAcaatatcttatatatatatatatatatatataatatattaatgtgtatgtatatttactatgcataataaacttaaaaacaccattttaatgTTACATGCACTTTAGTCGACAACTCTTTCTAAACCTACCCAGCAATATGACTCTCTGCAGCAGCAACACCAGGTCTCACTCAGCGGAATGTCGCTTTGGTACGAGCAGGCTGGTAGTGAAGGCAACGCTGTTCATGTCTGTAGTATTAATAGTGCAATTTTACATCGCTGCTCATTGCGTCTGGAAAGGACAGCTCCAGACAACTGCCAGAGACCAATCGCTAGGCTGGAGAGAACTCTGAAGATGCGAGGTAATGTGTCCCGATGAAGGAAGAAATGGTGAAGAAAGAACCATGCTTTGACCAGACacattgaaaaataacatttaatgaactaaatatacaatacaagaaaaaaaacttaaagccaaTGTTGGCAACGCTGCTATTGATCATAGAGAGGTGTGAAGAAAGATGATATGTTTTCGAAAAGAGAGGCTATCATCATTAAAAGATATAAACAGAGTGAATTTAATTAAAGTACGCTTCCCGAGATTACACAATACAGCAATTTTCAATGAAGAAAACactaacaatatttaaatgacgaatcgaaataaataatgaagacttacatacacacatgtcAATGTCGAAACTGAATGAAACTGTTTGGCACGATTTGAAAGGCTGGCATCCTGACGAGCTGGCATCGACACTGCTTTACTCTCAGGGCATCAGTATTTCATGGGCCTGTATTCCTACATCGTGTAAACAATTCCGGACATGAAATATCGGCAACAAAGGCAGGCTATAAAAAATGCCAATGTCTTTCAATCACAGCGTGCAAATGAAAGAACAGTTttgaactaaataaaagaaCCACTTTAAGTCAAGGTTCAAAGAACATAtgctaattacattttagaacacaaaaacaaacttttttgtgAGCAGACAGTTCTTTCGATGTTGAGTGTTAAGAACCGTTGGTACAGAAGGAACTATTCCTGTAACACCTTTATTTTGCTGTACTATATCATATACTAGTGTAACTCCCAGAATTAAAAAGGTACAtcgaataaatacattttgaaacgGCTTTTGTCTTGAAAAAACTGTGACTTTTTAACATGTTATATACGAAGTTTCTGCGTATAAAGTATGCATGACATACGCATCAAAACTTCTGTTCAACATGTTGATTGTCGGTGCTTACATCAGTAATGGTACTACGGTTGGCACATGTTGCAAGCTGCTGAAACTGCGAGCTTGAAAATCAGGAAAATATGTAAGGGCAGCAAAATCCCCAgctaataaataatcaaattgcTTTGATGGTCGATCACGCATCTTCCAGCGAGGCTGTTGAATGCCTGCTAACTTCCTGTTTCCAGAAAGGATGTGTCAACTCGTCAAAAACTGCTCCTCAAACAATTTCATGGTCTTAAACCTGAAGTGAGCAGATGCGCAGGCCTCAGGGCTCATTTCGGAGTAGTTCTTCATACATGTTGCCTATGTTAATACAAGCTTactcttttatgacaaaaaaaaattcaatatataCGGCATGTAATCAGCATTATTAATAATGGAACGTATACATGAACTAATTCTCTGCATTGACTGGCTATTATgtttaactacatttttaatagcCAAACTTAATAatccaaaaagaacaaaaaatgtaaaaacaatgtgtttcacttctaattaaaaaattgtaCACATGTATATTACtacataattaaatttattaatttttgtaaattcaTCTTGTTGACAATAAATGTAtaactttaatttcattaaaaatgtgtttaatataaatataaggtAAGCAGCTTTAAGATTCCCCATCTGAAacatcatttaacaaaaaaactattaagtGATATAACACTAAACAAGTTCAGCTACAATAATGGCAAGTTTTttcttagaaaaataaatagagaaaCAGCAGGGCAGCTGGTATTAGTGAAAGGAGAAGTGTTTACTTAGAAATATGTGTCTTTAGATATGTCCTTTGTATGACCACTGAGAAGTTTTTATCCGAATGGTATTGAATATGCAAACaatgtgcatatattaaaaacactttcagatttcaaccacaatagaaataaatgtggATTAAACACTCATTTTGAGTGTAATATATGTACATTCTTTCAGGCATATTATCCATATGCAGCTGTAATCTCTGTGACGTCAGATTTGATTATGAATAATAAGCACTAGTGGGCTATTCATTTACAATAGTAATCTTCCTTTATACACATATTCTTAATATGTTTCtctcacaaaatatttatttaacaccaGTGTCAAGTCTAGAATGTCTAAAATGATGCGTGACTGGAATTTGACTgtcaattaattatttcaaataagatTGGTTTGTTGGTATAATATTTGTACAAATTGTGCACTGCATTTTCAGATGAATAGCAAATATATCCAAATACATTTAGCACCTCCATAGTCCATGTAATCTGTGTAAAGAAGTCACGCCAGTGCTTTTCATTCTCTAAGATGTGTGTTTGCACACATGGCAGTGCTGAGCCAATTCCGAGCAGCTCTTTGAATGATCCAGCTgactttttctatttaaaaatggtaaaaatctgtttatatatgAGGATACAGAGGCACAGAAGGGcaaatgtatttcaataaatCTTAATGAAGTGAGTATTTATGTACATTCTCTCCATTTTTGTTGGGAAAAATAAATCTGGATctgtaaacaataaaatatattggaCAACCAACGTTTATGGTAATTTGAAGGCTTTGTAAGGCTACTGCACAACATGGTGAAACATCCTTGTTTCATGgatctgcttttgttttcatattgtatGAAATATCAAAGGGATAGACATGTATGGACCATATTTTTGTAATCTATGCTACACAATTTTAAGAAATGATCTAACCTTATATTGGACAACTAGATTGAAGATTCTATTAATTTTGTTGTACATTTACATACTATTTTtggcattttcatttatatatcatctcaaatgataattaaattaattataataaaatgtttttttaatggggtACGAACTTTTTCCACagacactcttaaaaatgatgGTTCCAAAAGGGGTTTCGCAGTagtgccatagaagaaccattttgggtTCCTCAAAGATCCTTAAGAGAaccgtttttcttttttttgcgaTGAACTTTTTAAGATTCCTGAGAACCTTTTgtacaatgaaaatgttaaaggtTCCAATatagaactttcatttttaagaggTGTATCTATTATCCAGCAAATCTTCTCCTAAAGATGTTCCCTCTGAATCGCACAACCTTACATCAAGAGAATCGGACGATCTGTGGAAAAACAGGTCAGAAAGAGCGAAGCCAACTTCTCTCACGTCACAGAGGTGGAGGTGCTGTTAGTAACAGGgtgagatttgtttttaaggAAGGCAGAGCCTTGGTGAATGCTCAGGAAAGAGAGTTGCGGGAGAAAGGTCACATGACAGCACAGCACTGGCAGCGTTTTTCTTTTCAATACCTGTGGGTGGCAGTTCCTTGGTCGAGCTTTCATCTTTGCCTTCTGAGGACAGTTCGGTGGTATCGGACAGAGGCCGGCCCGACACAAGGTCAGCGGCGTTTCCATCGATGGTGGAGATATCAGTGACGGTCTTCTCCCGAAGAGATTTCTCATCGTCCTCATCGATTAGGACGATCTCAGCCTTGATGGTGCCGTCGAAGCCAAGCAGCTTCTTGGATTCCTCCTCGTCCTCGACGCTGTGGTAGCCCATGAAGATCATGGTCACCGGTTTGTCGGCAGAGGCCTGTGGAGTCTCCGTGACCTCACCTTGGTAGCCTTTCCTCGGGGATTGTTTGTGGTCTTGCTTGGAGCTGACCTGTCCTGTAGTTGTCTGGGGCTCAGCGGGTGTGACGGTGACCCGGGCTCCGTCGCTTCGTTGCTGGGACTGGCCCACTTGTTGCATGAGCTCGTCCACCTCGCCGGGGCTCCAGGGGTGCGTGCCATTCTCCAGTGTTGTAGATCCCCCAGAACGCACCTCGTAGATCACTTTGCGGCCGTCGTCGTAGACTTTGACGCCCCTCTGGTGAGCGTCACGTGGGCTGACCGCAGAGGCCGAGAGGATCTTGCTTTCACCCGTTTTCCGGTCCTTCTCGACGCTGATCTCCATGGCGTATAATGCTTGGGGAAGAGTGCAGATGATTGTGGGTTAATGTCTACTCAGGGTGGCCTATCATGCATTACTGAAATGTGGCATGCTTGTTATTAATGGGTTTTCAGTGATGACACTACATCCATGCAATATTTGTACAGTCTCTAAATTGGCATTGAAATCAGaaccaaaaacaaattcaaCCTACCCTTTGCACTGTTATTACGCTGTTGCCAGTAACCGCTGTGCGTGATGTAAACTTAGTTGGCGACCACGCTCGACACATTTTCTTGATTTTACAGAAATGCACCATTACTCTTATATTATATTGACAAACTGCAGTCTTTGGAGTTTATTAAAAGTAGCTTCCATTGCTTGGCAATATcacgaaaaaaacaaaaaacacccagAGCTATTTGTGAGGCAGCTAATTTGATTTATCTACACCAGTGGTTCTAAAGTGGAAGCTTGCAACCTAAAAATAGGTTGCAGGGGGAAAAATACTAatgcaaataatgaaaatgcaacTAACCATAAAATTGTGCAGCTAAAGACAGATAAAGcactcttttaaaaaacagctgCATGACATATagctgtaacactttatttagcaGTTTACACcgattagttgcttattagtatgcatattaccagaatattagtcatttattgttgctaattaagcacatattaatgtcgtAGTTAGCTTTTTTATTCTAATTGCAGGTAATGTAATATCAATGAAATGTATAGTTTAATTACAATATtctaaatgtactaaattaatctttacaaatgtgtattactaatattttttcaataaatgacatacaaatttaaatggaaattataTTGAGGCGTATTTTAGTGTTTATCATGCTTATCAGtacattttaaccaaatttaaaaggcaatagaattataaaatgacatatttgtattaaatatttaagaggGGGACATACAAAACACTAAGTAATTGTatgtattgtacatttaaactataatacattttaatttaactgcaaTTAACAcacttaagtatatttttacgtatataagtatataattttCATAACAAAAGCTGTGTGTCTaattaaattatgatattttagcTTATTTATTTGGAATTGCAAGTTCTTAATTGCCCTAGTGACTGTTGGTAAATCACATGCTAATAACATTTGCTTATTTATGAGCCAGTACAGTtcgtattaataataataaagtttgaGGCTTAATTTGAAGTACATTCTGTATGGTAACTATTAGTTGCATTTTATAACTCGATTTCCAATATAAAATCTACTTTTGAGATTAAACCACTTGAGAACCACTGATAAGCCATTTATATAGAATGTACGAAATAATGAAATCAAACtcaaagatttttgtttttatagctcTGCAACATTGTTCTATTCATTTCCATACCATTTCTACAGCGAGACATGAACTAGATGTGTTTGACTCATCTCCATCACATCACAGGTCTGCTTTCTCTCTGGAATGCTCATTAGCGCCTGCTCAGCAAAAGCAGGTGTCACAGCTGTCCAAATATCTCAGTTTAAACCTTTGAGATGTTGGTGACCAGTTACCCTACTGTGCATAGATTGCGAAATACACCATGTTGTCCGTTGGCTTACACGAATGCGCTGCGGTGAGTAACTGCGCCATCTGTAATCTACATTACCGTACCCTCTTTTGGCCTCGGCCCAAACCGTGACCAGCCCAGCCCACTCCCACATGCCCAACAAGCACCTACCAGATTTTCTTGGCGGTTGCTGATCCCCTGAAGCTGAGACGGGAGTTTGGGAGTTCAGTTCTGGGAGGTCCGGGATCTGGGAGCAGTTGTAATTCACCGCATCTGTCCGGTGGAGAGCAGAAGAGAAACTAAAACTAGATTCCTGCATTCAAAAGCCCACCAATTTGCTCCCTCCTTCCAATCCCCGTACTAAACTGagtttccctctctctctctctctcgcccttTTTTTTCCGTGAAGCAGCTGATTGCTTAGACAGCAAAAGCAACGCGAGTGAATTAGAGCATAACAATGGTGGGCTCTGGGTTGCAGGGATTCCCTGTGAATAGGTGGATCACGGTAAACAAAGTGCAGAGTCACTGGCGTATGTGTGGAGTTCAATAGTCTAGCTGAGGCAAGAGGGAAATGGTCCAAGAGGCTAAAGTTGGACCCCCCTGTCCGACAAATGATGTAGACAGACATGTGTTTGATTGATTATCTACCACTGTGCTGCTACCTTGGAAGTAACATCTGATGGATCACACAAATGTCCATGAACTTGGTACGAATTTGTATTCAGACTTAGTTTGCTACTACAGGACAAAAATGTGCATATGACTTCCATACCTCCATCTTGATTCTGAAGACTCTgtagataaaaaaacaagacgCAGTGTGATTAGAAAAGATGACTCTGTAACATGCTCTTCTATGGTACTACAACAAAATATCGAAGTGGCTATAACTGGCTActgtgcacaaataaaaaataattattactttttagaGCCATGTTGGTAATAACTGGTATCAAGGTGATTTGTCGGAAagactgtattttctttgagtCTTGAGTTAGTAAGAAAACATGGCAAATAAAGCGTCTGGTTTGAACATAACTGacatcataattatgacttttcaaCCCATAAATATGAACTTGAAAAGTGGACTTGAGTGTACTGTTAGTTACCCTCAAGTTCTCTCAGCAGAGTAACGTATTTCATCAGTTGAAACATTTACTCATCTTCTGTTACAGTAAAAGCCACTTGCTTTCATATTTTGTTGAATGAATGGTATTAAGACATTTTAGTTTAGTGGCTGAAGTGTCCATTCACTTTTGAGGCCACTCTGATGCATGTTCTTCTGAGGATCACGTACCTTCTGGAGATCTTCAATAGATCTCTCTGTTTCCCATGATCGCTCTCTGAGAACTTGTTCTTTAGCTGATATCTGTGATTCTTCATTCTCCAAAAGACTGATTTCTGATTCCAATCTacaaaaacccacacacacagacacacaaaaaatacagcaaatgtaattattattatttgcatgcaCGTACATACACGAATGAAATTTTTAGTAAATGCTAAAGACTTTAGAGACTTTCAATGGAGAAGTGcacccaaatatatatatatatatatatatatatatatatatatatatatatatatatatatatataatgataaatgataaaaataattatagaaaCTAGAGAATTGAAAACCTTACTATTCAAAATGTTGTTGTCTGTAagatttaatgaattttaaagtgattttctaatgtaatatataaaaaatatactctGGAATACTATAACAATTCAGAAATGTCAATATCATTTAAAtggttcagaaatcattctaatatgctaatttactaagcatttattatttttattatcaatgttgctTAATGTTTGTTAAAGTTTTTTAGAACTTTGTAACCAATAgtcaaaagaaatcaaaagaaaGAGCAGCATTTTTTGACACACCACTTTTTGTagcattgtaaatgtatttactttgcaatttaatgttttcacgcttaacaaaatatataattgaaatcTTACATACCCCAAGCACCTGAACACTTATGCATTTACAATTACACATAacaaaagctgttttctgtCCCAAGCACAAAGCTATTATACGGCTTCAGGgtagttttaatatatagtgAAAAGATACCTTTATGCTTTTTggagtaaatattttttcaatgcaaACAAAGCAGAATACACATtctgctaaaaatataattttgcctTCCACGGAGGAAACAAAATCAGTGCTCTTTATTCCCTGATGAAAAATGAGAACCATAAAACCAAATCTCCTGTTTACTGTATCATGTCTTTGAACttcaagtgtgtttttttttcaggcgtACAGATGTGCTGCCCATTGAGTGTATTCGCCGCATGGAATGCAGTCGTGTGCACACATTGTGGAAGTGAATGAGACACATCCCTTCAGTGTCAGTTAACCCATGCATATCTCTCTTTTCCCAGCGGAATCCATTCTCACTCATTCTGAATGCTGGCAGCCAATGAGGAAGCTGCCGGCGGAGGAACCTCGCTGCCTCCGCCCATGAGAATTTCCTGCTATTGTTTGGATCTCTGAGGTTACGTGGTCTGCAATAACAAAAGAGAAGAAGCCTTCCCACGATTCCtgatgaaaattacatttacaaaaggaCATGTGCTATCTATGTATACAAACATAATGGATGGCCATGAATGCATCAACATGTGGCACTGTCTGAACTTCTTGTTTGAAATTCAATTAAAGGAACCCCACTGGTTTTTCTAAAACTTGAAAAGAGCTCCCAAAGACtgtaaataaccaaaaataaacaaaaaacaaaagtagtcTATTTGATATTGAGTATGTTTTGAGAGAAAGAATGCGGCTTAGACATTCTGTGAAacaactctttttttgtttctgattACTTATTAtggaaacttaaaaaaagaatttactgcattaattgcaatttaCTGAATATGTATTATAGTATTAAATGCAGTTGGATTAACCCACTTTGGCCACTTCtatgtattgaaatatttttgtatttgtttgtattatacATAGTAATTATGAAGATGCaattcaaaacctatgaaatGCATTAACTTCAAATGTGATATTTGCACTTAAGTGCACTATGACAAAcgattattaaaacaatgattATGTATGCACTTCAAAATTGATATTATAACAAAGTGCAGTTTTCAAAAGCGTGTTAAGAAACAATGAAATactctatatttaaatatttaaatgccctcaagtgttttattaatattgtattttttctgcaactacgttttttaaaaatacttttaaaatgtgatgtgCACTACAAGTTCACAATACAGttaagcacacttctttttcagaACATGATGGACATCACTGTGGGTGAACCGTTTCTTTAACATCTGTGGGCAACAAGAACAATTGTGCGTTTTAATCATAGCTCGGTAATGAGGGTTGCCTGCAGTAGAATGTATTTATGCTGTATTGGTGCAAGCCTAATTAGTGATCAGTGGAGAACAATTAGCTGGAGGCGTCTAACGATGAGTCTCGCTCAAGATGggagaaatacacacacacacacacacactttgggtgaacacttttattttgtactaacTTTTTAGTTCTACTAACTATGAGTAACTTTGCGACTACATGTCatctagcagtcattagagtattcaACCATCTGCTTAACAtctgctaacactttattttgatggtcttCTATGGATGTTATACTTTGCAAGCGCATGTCAACTTATCCTACTAACCCTACGACTCTACTAATACTTTAATGAAAGTTAGTCGGCATACAGTTGCAAAGTTAGTTAAAGTCAACAGAAGGAAACACAAGAATGGCTACGTTATGGATACGTGTAACAAAGTCAAAGACCCGAGTCTTCAAGGCCCTCTAGTGATTGAATCATGATATAGCATGTTTCAAGATGTGTAAGACTAACACATCTCTCAGACAAGcttatatctatatatcataGTTTATATCATAGGGTCGGGTAGGAAAAAagattggtaacactttagagtGTCCGTGTTAGACATGTActtactaataacaataaattatgcagagTTACATGCAGGTAACCCAAAACCAAAGcccaaacctaaccctaaccatatagtaagtataCATGTAGTAAACtgttattacactttaaaataaagtatgacaAAAGATTTATAGCAGTCCATTTCACACGTTACACTTTGATATAACATtgaaataattatgatttattaaaggGACAAAGCCATAAgtcaaaatatatgttttaagattgaaaatatgttttacatttaagtaaaggtgggaggagagagagaagaatgaAAAGCAGAAACGTTTTTAGTCCCAATTTATAGTTTAAAGAAACTGATTTGATAATTGCAGTAAATTACAGCAATTAATCaactgtaattaataaaatgacaacacaaacataaatgaatTGCTCCAACCTGACATTAAAAAATTGATTATTATGTACAATAATTGCAAGTTAACTCTTATTGTGCTCACTTGTTCAAAAGGTGTTACAAAATATcatggttttcattttaaatataagtttggagaacaaaaaaaaagagatttattggaattttgactttcatgagaatattttgagaatattttaTGCCTTAAATAGATTAATCACATGAACTTTTTTGGATGTATATAGGTTCGTGACTCGTGTCCAAATCTCTGAAAGAACAAGCACAACTATGAATGGAGCATTTCTGTGAGCTATAATTGTGTGAGCACACACGGTTGTGATTGAACACATAAGGCCCTTTCACtagctgtgtgttttctttaataacTGCTAACATGGAGACTTCCATGTGCAAATACCTAAAACACGAGTTTGTTcagtaaagtgtgaaaagtctGATTTGAAccaaattatttgaaattattaagcAGATTTCtcagttatttaatatttcagtgttagTTTTTCCATTACAGAGAGGTCCCTTCATTCCATGCCTGTAAGCTGTGATGGGTGTTGACCATGACTCATTTAAAAGCAGATTTTCCCCATTTTCTTTTCCAAAGCTCCAAAGTCCGAGGTCAAGAGTGCATCTTGTGCTGCGTCTGGATGAGCTCATTCAGGTCTCACACCCACCGCTGACTTCCTGCATCATTTCTCACGCTTCCTGACTGCGTACATCACTTTCTCCTTTTGG
Proteins encoded:
- the LOC122353137 gene encoding LOW QUALITY PROTEIN: paralemmin-2-like (The sequence of the model RefSeq protein was modified relative to this genomic sequence to represent the inferred CDS: inserted 1 base in 1 codon) gives rise to the protein MLVTAAQSRRGKPENEEEGEDAAMMGTPLRRKAPAYEMAEAELHKERLQALAEKRKRQAEIEDKRRQLDELVLQLQHFKSKAMRERWLLQGTPAVPQEEEEGRRKQVEQDEHHAKTLEDAIHRLESEISLLENEESQISAKEQVLRERSWETERSIEDLQKSLQNQDGDAVNYNCSQIPDLPELNSQTPVSASGDQQPPRKSALYAMEISVEKDRKTGESKILSASAVSPRDAHQRGVKVYDDGRKVIYEVRSGGSTTLENGTHPWSPGEVDELMQQVGQSQQRSDGARVTVTPAEPQTTTGQVSSKQDHKQSPRKGYQGEVTETPQASADKPVTMIFMGYHSVEDEEESKKLLGFDGTIKAEIVLIDEDDEKSLREKTVTDISTIDGNAADLVSGRPLSDTTELSSEGKDESSTKELPPTGIEKXKRCQCCAVM